In the Leptolyngbya sp. FACHB-261 genome, one interval contains:
- a CDS encoding GNAT family N-acetyltransferase, which yields MFETKRLLVREWLPKQDAEQAFEIYSDPEVMRFIGNGSTVESVEVQQANLQGLIEVYAKRKNGTGSWAIVTRSSSEIVGAVILKQLPDNQGQPTQDYEVGWHLKQSAWGKGYATEAGRAAIEYGFKLLKLPVIYAVVRPENTASRRVTERLGMVPMGRSRKYYGVELDLFKLDAENWAER from the coding sequence ATGTTTGAAACTAAGCGTTTGCTCGTGCGCGAGTGGCTGCCTAAACAAGATGCGGAGCAAGCCTTTGAGATTTACAGCGATCCTGAAGTCATGCGCTTTATTGGCAATGGCAGCACTGTAGAGAGTGTTGAAGTCCAACAGGCTAATCTCCAAGGTTTGATTGAGGTCTATGCCAAACGCAAGAACGGCACTGGCTCTTGGGCCATCGTCACCCGGTCAAGCAGTGAAATTGTTGGGGCAGTCATCCTCAAACAACTGCCCGATAACCAAGGCCAGCCCACTCAGGATTACGAAGTAGGCTGGCACTTAAAACAGTCAGCTTGGGGCAAAGGCTATGCCACCGAAGCCGGACGCGCAGCAATCGAGTACGGCTTTAAGCTCCTGAAGTTGCCGGTCATCTATGCCGTAGTCAGACCCGAGAACACAGCCTCACGACGAGTGACCGAGCGCTTAGGCATGGTGCCGATGGGACGCAGCCGCAAATACTACGGCGTCGAACTCGATCTGTTCAAGCTGGATGCAGAGAACTGGGCTGAGCGCTAA
- a CDS encoding DMT family transporter — MPKESTSPPASGLFEWKSLAAGIGAAASWGMATVMTKGALTHMPPLTLLVVQLLCSNLLLWAVVVAQRLPLPPVQQILRFALPGLLQPGLAFILGLIGLSLTAASIEALIWSTETLMIIGLAWLLLGERLQPPLIALAVFGVVGVALVTATGDDMTSGSNSLLGNLLIFGGTFCAALYTVLIRQRVVDLAPLLLVALNQAIGLLGVLVVWLVWSPATEFAPLSQLGLGIWGLAAISGVMLHAIPFWLHTIVLQRLSASLASLFLTLIPIFTIGGAYLFLGEQLSSIQWIGAACVLLAMAGVSVLYSE; from the coding sequence TTGCCGAAAGAATCTACCTCCCCACCTGCCTCCGGTCTGTTTGAGTGGAAAAGTTTAGCGGCTGGCATTGGGGCTGCGGCGTCTTGGGGCATGGCGACGGTGATGACCAAGGGTGCATTGACGCATATGCCGCCGCTCACCCTCCTGGTAGTGCAGCTGCTGTGTAGCAACCTACTGTTGTGGGCTGTGGTGGTTGCGCAACGTCTGCCACTGCCACCCGTTCAGCAAATTCTGCGGTTTGCTTTGCCGGGCCTACTCCAGCCAGGACTTGCTTTCATCTTGGGTTTGATTGGTCTGTCCCTGACGGCTGCCAGCATTGAGGCTCTGATCTGGTCAACTGAAACCTTAATGATTATTGGTCTGGCTTGGTTGCTGCTGGGGGAACGGCTGCAACCGCCCCTGATTGCTCTGGCGGTTTTCGGCGTCGTTGGTGTGGCGCTGGTGACGGCGACGGGCGATGACATGACGAGCGGCAGCAACTCACTACTGGGCAATCTGCTAATCTTTGGCGGTACTTTCTGCGCTGCTCTGTATACGGTGCTGATTCGACAGCGGGTAGTTGATCTGGCACCTCTGCTGCTGGTGGCGCTGAATCAGGCGATTGGTCTGCTGGGGGTGTTGGTCGTCTGGCTAGTCTGGTCGCCTGCGACGGAGTTTGCTCCCCTGAGCCAGCTCGGCTTGGGAATTTGGGGGCTAGCGGCAATTTCTGGGGTTATGCTCCATGCCATCCCGTTTTGGCTGCATACAATTGTCCTCCAACGGCTCTCCGCTAGCCTTGCTTCGCTGTTTCTGACGCTGATCCCTATCTTCACGATTGGTGGGGCTTATCTGTTTTTGGGAGAGCAGCTCTCTTCGATCCAATGGATAGGCGCAGCCTGCGTACTGCTGGCGATGGCTGGGGTTTCGGTGCTCTACAGTGAGTAG
- a CDS encoding DUF4349 domain-containing protein yields MQAEIRNSMWVGLLLCGTVITGCASSNVPSAASGPSAGELTAKTEAPAPRSVAQAFAPGSTDNQAKAQASAQAVPKPAPQLVRTASVNLVVPDVDKAVRALNELVREQQGEVLNLQDQSPIRSDTAHRAQAQLRVPQSRFEQTLAALNQLGQVQTRTIRAEDVADQIVDYQVRLRNLRRTEDNILKIMDRSGNIEQVLRVTQELGNVRGQIEQIDAQLKSVQNRVAYSNITVSFEAATSGPVAERAVGVRLGESWKSSTRSMQAFSLDLLALGLWLIAFSPYLLVSGAALTFALRWWQRRRPQRPAA; encoded by the coding sequence ATGCAAGCCGAAATTCGAAACAGTATGTGGGTTGGATTACTACTGTGCGGCACCGTGATCACTGGTTGTGCCAGCTCAAACGTGCCCAGTGCCGCTTCAGGACCCAGTGCAGGTGAGCTTACAGCCAAGACGGAAGCTCCCGCCCCTAGGTCTGTTGCCCAGGCTTTTGCTCCCGGTTCGACTGATAACCAGGCCAAGGCTCAAGCCAGTGCTCAGGCCGTTCCCAAGCCAGCCCCGCAACTGGTTCGTACAGCCAGTGTGAACCTAGTCGTCCCGGATGTAGACAAAGCGGTGCGGGCATTAAATGAGCTAGTACGGGAGCAGCAGGGAGAGGTGCTGAACCTGCAGGATCAATCTCCCATCCGTTCAGACACTGCGCATAGAGCACAAGCGCAACTCCGGGTGCCTCAGTCTCGCTTTGAGCAGACTTTGGCGGCGCTGAACCAGCTGGGTCAGGTGCAAACGCGCACGATTAGAGCTGAAGACGTTGCTGACCAGATTGTTGATTATCAAGTTCGTCTGCGCAATCTGCGACGCACTGAGGACAACATCCTCAAGATCATGGACCGCTCTGGCAATATCGAGCAGGTGTTGCGCGTGACCCAGGAGTTGGGCAACGTGCGCGGCCAGATCGAACAGATTGATGCCCAACTCAAGTCGGTGCAGAATCGGGTGGCCTACTCTAACATCACGGTGAGCTTTGAGGCAGCGACTTCTGGTCCTGTGGCTGAGCGTGCGGTTGGTGTGCGGTTGGGTGAGTCTTGGAAGTCATCGACGCGCTCGATGCAAGCCTTCTCGTTGGATCTGTTGGCACTGGGTTTATGGCTGATCGCCTTTAGTCCTTATTTGTTAGTCTCTGGTGCAGCGCTGACCTTTGCCTTGCGTTGGTGGCAGCGTCGTCGTCCTCAGAGACCTGCTGCTTAG
- the pyk gene encoding pyruvate kinase, whose translation MHLRDSFRRTKIVATIGPASSPPPVLRELIQTGATTLRLNFSHGAYEDHQRNIRNIRQIAFELNQPVGILQDLQGPKIRLGRFEQGSIILDKGDKFILTSRPMQGNQQMSWVTYNNLAQEVHEGATILLDDGKVELQVESIDRKTQELHCITVIGGPLSNNKGVNFPGVYLSIKALTDKDRKDLIFGLDQGVDWVALSFVRNPQDILEIKELISARGKHVPVIAKIEKHEAIEEMEEILSLCDGVMVARGDLGVEVPAEQVPLLQKRLIRTANRMGIPVITATQMLDSMVSNQRPTRAEISDVANAIMDGTDAVMLSNETAVGKFPVQAVATMASIAQAVEREHIFTSAESVGQSVPNAISQAVSRIAEQLDAAAIMTLTKSGATARNVSKFRSKIPILAVTPHADVARQLQMVWGVRPLLVLDLPSSRQTFQAAVNVAQEKQLVEDGDLVVMTAGTLQGVSGSTDLIKVEVVTAVLGKGTGIGSGSVSGRARVAFNGFDASQFGTGEILVAPRTDANYVDAIRKAAGIVTEEDGLACHAAIIGLRLGVPVIVGVKNATEVIRDGAILTLDLQRGLVFSGAGSSE comes from the coding sequence ATGCACCTGCGAGATTCTTTCCGCCGCACCAAGATTGTTGCCACCATTGGCCCTGCGTCCAGTCCGCCGCCAGTCCTGCGTGAACTGATTCAGACCGGAGCTACCACCCTGCGTCTGAACTTCTCCCACGGCGCATATGAAGACCATCAGCGCAATATCCGCAACATTCGGCAGATCGCCTTTGAGTTGAACCAGCCAGTTGGCATCTTGCAAGATCTTCAAGGACCGAAGATCCGGCTAGGGCGCTTTGAGCAGGGATCGATCATCCTCGACAAGGGCGATAAGTTCATCCTCACCAGTCGTCCGATGCAGGGCAACCAGCAAATGAGCTGGGTGACTTACAACAACCTGGCGCAAGAAGTGCACGAGGGTGCAACCATCCTGTTAGACGATGGCAAGGTTGAGTTGCAGGTCGAAAGTATTGACCGCAAGACCCAAGAACTTCACTGCATCACTGTGATCGGTGGGCCACTGTCCAACAATAAAGGTGTCAATTTTCCAGGCGTTTACCTTTCGATCAAGGCGCTCACCGATAAAGACCGCAAAGATCTGATCTTCGGTCTCGATCAGGGCGTGGATTGGGTGGCTCTGAGCTTCGTGCGCAATCCCCAAGACATCCTAGAGATCAAAGAGCTGATCTCAGCGCGGGGCAAGCACGTGCCCGTGATCGCCAAAATCGAGAAGCACGAAGCGATTGAGGAAATGGAAGAGATCCTCTCGCTCTGCGATGGTGTGATGGTGGCGCGGGGTGATCTCGGCGTTGAAGTGCCAGCGGAGCAAGTGCCTCTGTTGCAAAAGCGCCTGATTCGAACCGCGAATCGGATGGGCATTCCGGTGATTACCGCGACCCAGATGCTTGACAGTATGGTCAGTAATCAGCGCCCTACCCGTGCTGAGATTTCTGACGTTGCCAACGCGATCATGGATGGCACCGATGCCGTGATGCTGTCCAACGAGACCGCTGTGGGCAAGTTCCCAGTGCAGGCGGTTGCGACGATGGCTAGCATTGCTCAGGCGGTTGAGCGCGAGCACATTTTTACATCCGCCGAGAGCGTGGGGCAGTCGGTTCCTAATGCGATCTCCCAGGCCGTCAGCCGCATTGCCGAACAGCTGGATGCTGCTGCGATCATGACCCTCACCAAGTCAGGCGCCACAGCTCGCAACGTTTCCAAGTTCCGCTCTAAGATCCCGATTCTGGCGGTTACCCCCCACGCCGATGTTGCCCGTCAGCTGCAAATGGTTTGGGGCGTCCGTCCGCTGCTGGTGCTAGATCTGCCTTCCTCGCGCCAGACTTTCCAGGCCGCAGTCAATGTGGCTCAGGAAAAGCAACTAGTCGAAGATGGCGATCTCGTCGTGATGACTGCCGGTACACTCCAGGGGGTTTCTGGCTCGACGGACCTGATCAAAGTCGAAGTAGTGACGGCAGTGTTGGGTAAAGGTACGGGGATCGGCTCTGGCTCGGTGAGCGGACGAGCACGGGTCGCCTTCAATGGCTTCGATGCCTCCCAATTCGGTACCGGCGAAATCCTAGTGGCCCCGCGCACCGATGCGAACTATGTAGATGCCATTCGCAAGGCTGCGGGGATCGTCACCGAGGAAGACGGACTTGCCTGTCATGCAGCGATCATTGGTCTGCGCTTGGGCGTGCCGGTGATTGTGGGTGTCAAGAATGCTACTGAGGTAATCCGGGACGGTGCCATCCTCACGCTGGATTTGCAACGAGGTCTGGTTTTCTCGGGGGCCGGCTCATCGGAGTAG
- a CDS encoding surface-adhesin E family protein, whose protein sequence is MWKNVVGLTLVLLIVGAAPGRADWTQVAKSQSNQRFSVNPDSIRRDGRFAWFWFRYQTAYEGQPLTFDTYTSADCTTRQYRRRQQIEHWQGQRRTGNDDQRLRQASAGEPMWSVLERVCAQ, encoded by the coding sequence ATGTGGAAGAACGTAGTTGGCTTGACCCTAGTGTTGCTGATAGTGGGCGCTGCTCCAGGCAGAGCAGACTGGACCCAGGTTGCCAAAAGCCAGAGTAATCAGCGCTTTTCGGTCAACCCGGATAGCATCAGGCGTGATGGGCGCTTTGCCTGGTTTTGGTTCCGCTACCAAACCGCTTATGAGGGGCAACCCCTAACCTTCGATACCTACACCTCAGCCGATTGCACCACTCGGCAGTACCGACGGCGGCAGCAAATCGAGCACTGGCAGGGGCAACGCCGTACCGGCAACGATGATCAGCGGCTACGGCAAGCCAGTGCTGGTGAACCCATGTGGTCCGTGCTGGAGCGAGTCTGCGCCCAATAA
- a CDS encoding GNAT family N-acetyltransferase yields the protein MDFSLTSFPKLETERLLLRQETPEDAEAVLAVFTDPTVTRFHDLDTFTAIEEAFGVIERRTQRFKTGRGVRWGIARKQDNIVIGSCGFNWNKQAQSAEVGYELASAFWRQGIMTEALDAILQFGFTEIGLQFVLAEVIPGNIASKTLLEKLGFQSQGILRQHGFWKGQYHDLEQFVLAKAAQPE from the coding sequence ATGGACTTTTCCTTGACCTCCTTTCCCAAATTAGAAACAGAACGTCTCTTGCTGCGTCAGGAAACCCCAGAAGACGCTGAAGCTGTTCTCGCCGTGTTTACCGACCCGACAGTAACTCGATTCCATGACCTTGATACCTTCACCGCCATTGAGGAAGCTTTTGGTGTAATTGAGCGACGGACACAACGATTTAAAACTGGGCGCGGCGTACGCTGGGGAATTGCTCGAAAGCAGGACAATATCGTAATCGGTTCCTGTGGCTTTAATTGGAATAAACAAGCGCAGAGTGCCGAAGTTGGTTACGAGCTAGCCAGTGCTTTTTGGCGGCAAGGCATTATGACCGAAGCCTTAGACGCCATTCTGCAATTTGGTTTTACAGAAATAGGATTGCAATTTGTTTTAGCTGAAGTCATACCAGGTAACATTGCTTCTAAAACCTTGTTAGAGAAACTAGGCTTTCAGAGCCAAGGCATCTTGAGACAGCATGGATTTTGGAAAGGACAGTACCACGATCTAGAGCAATTCGTGCTTGCCAAAGCAGCGCAGCCAGAATGA
- a CDS encoding Uma2 family endonuclease, with protein sequence MVQSPAKALTLEEFLRLSETEPASEYIDGQIIQKPMPQGEHSAIQTELATAINSVLKPQRIARAFAELRCTFGGRSIVPDISVFTWARIPRKENGGVTNVFSAAPDWTIEILSPDQSQTKVTKNILHCLKYETQMGWLIDPEEQSVFVYWPDRPTTVYDAPETQLPVPEFAGEFRLTVGDLFGWLLE encoded by the coding sequence ATGGTACAATCGCCGGCTAAAGCTCTAACGCTGGAAGAGTTTCTGAGGCTGTCGGAGACGGAACCGGCTAGTGAATATATTGACGGGCAGATTATTCAGAAGCCAATGCCTCAGGGAGAGCACAGCGCTATTCAAACTGAATTGGCAACGGCAATTAACAGTGTGCTCAAACCACAACGAATTGCCAGAGCTTTTGCGGAGCTGCGCTGTACCTTTGGCGGACGTTCAATTGTGCCGGATATTTCTGTGTTCACTTGGGCTCGGATTCCCCGCAAGGAGAATGGTGGAGTTACCAATGTTTTCTCGGCTGCGCCGGATTGGACGATTGAAATTCTCTCGCCTGATCAGAGCCAAACGAAGGTAACGAAAAACATCCTGCACTGTCTGAAGTATGAGACTCAGATGGGATGGCTGATTGATCCGGAAGAGCAATCGGTATTTGTATACTGGCCAGACCGACCGACAACTGTTTACGATGCGCCAGAAACACAGTTGCCAGTGCCAGAATTTGCTGGGGAGTTTAGGCTAACAGTTGGAGATTTGTTCGGTTGGCTGTTGGAGTAG
- a CDS encoding Uma2 family endonuclease: protein MPHRCLIKLLGTETAFRPNIIVLDQTRLINEPLWQQEPVITSGASIKLVVEVVSTNWQNDYVRKVEDYALLGIPEYWIVDYLGVGGREYIGKPKQPTLTVCTLIEDEYQKQLFQGNDQLVSSTFPSLQLTAKQVFAAGQLGAV from the coding sequence ATCCCCCACCGCTGCCTGATCAAACTTCTAGGCACAGAAACTGCTTTTCGTCCCAATATCATTGTGCTGGATCAAACTCGTCTAATCAACGAACCCTTGTGGCAACAAGAACCTGTCATTACATCAGGAGCCTCAATCAAACTGGTGGTTGAAGTCGTCAGCACAAATTGGCAGAACGACTACGTCCGCAAAGTTGAAGACTACGCACTACTAGGCATTCCTGAGTATTGGATTGTGGACTATCTCGGTGTTGGCGGCAGAGAATACATTGGCAAGCCCAAACAGCCAACCCTGACGGTCTGCACATTAATCGAAGATGAGTATCAGAAACAACTATTTCAAGGCAACGATCAACTCGTCTCCTCAACCTTTCCAAGTCTGCAACTCACCGCAAAACAGGTCTTTGCAGCAGGACAGCTAGGCGCAGTCTAA
- the rnhA gene encoding ribonuclease HI: MSEELKKVVIYTDGACIGNPGPGGYGIVLLYGRHRKELYGGFRLTTNNRMEMMAAIIGLRTLKMKCAIVVYSDSQYLVDSVTKGWAKGWRANGWRRNKKQKAINADLWEQLLDLCEQHEVTFEWVRGHAGNVENERCDQLAVRAAQQEDLPPDIVYENKQDIELPILDGLDLQ; this comes from the coding sequence ATGAGCGAAGAACTTAAGAAAGTTGTTATTTACACGGATGGGGCTTGTATAGGTAATCCTGGTCCTGGAGGGTATGGAATTGTCTTACTTTATGGAAGACATCGAAAAGAGCTGTATGGTGGTTTTCGTCTGACAACTAATAATCGTATGGAGATGATGGCAGCCATTATTGGACTACGCACACTTAAAATGAAGTGTGCTATCGTCGTCTACTCTGACTCGCAGTACTTAGTTGATTCTGTCACTAAGGGATGGGCTAAGGGATGGCGAGCAAATGGCTGGAGACGCAACAAGAAACAGAAAGCCATCAATGCTGATTTATGGGAACAGCTACTTGATTTGTGTGAGCAACATGAGGTCACGTTTGAATGGGTAAGAGGTCATGCAGGTAATGTAGAGAATGAGCGTTGTGACCAGCTAGCTGTGCGGGCAGCTCAGCAAGAAGATTTACCTCCTGATATTGTTTATGAGAATAAGCAGGATATTGAACTCCCAATCTTAGATGGGTTGGATTTACAGTAA
- the ispD gene encoding 2-C-methyl-D-erythritol 4-phosphate cytidylyltransferase yields MMYLLIPAAGSGRRMGADRNKLLLKLGQRPLLAWTLLAAAASSSIGWIGIIGQPEDWPDFKAILADLKLSLPVELIRGGDTRQQSVYRGLQALPAEAKQVLIHDGARCLATPALFDRCTAALQTSQGLIAAVPVKDTIKVVGSEGLIQDTPDRNQLWAAQTPQGFEVSLLKQAHQQAIEQGWEVTDDAALFERVGLPVSIVEGEETNLKLTTPVDLAIAEFILKSR; encoded by the coding sequence ATGATGTATCTGCTCATCCCTGCTGCTGGTTCGGGCCGACGGATGGGGGCTGACCGCAACAAGTTACTGCTGAAGCTGGGCCAGCGTCCGCTGTTGGCTTGGACGCTATTGGCTGCGGCGGCGTCTAGCAGTATCGGTTGGATTGGCATCATTGGTCAGCCGGAGGATTGGCCGGACTTCAAGGCAATTTTGGCCGACCTCAAGCTGTCGCTGCCGGTTGAGCTGATTCGGGGTGGCGATACACGGCAGCAGTCGGTCTATCGCGGCTTGCAAGCTTTGCCGGCTGAGGCCAAGCAGGTGTTGATTCATGATGGGGCTCGCTGTTTGGCGACGCCTGCGTTGTTCGACCGTTGCACTGCTGCTTTGCAAACCAGCCAGGGGCTAATTGCGGCTGTGCCAGTGAAGGACACGATCAAGGTGGTGGGCTCCGAGGGTTTGATTCAAGACACACCCGATCGCAACCAGCTTTGGGCGGCGCAAACGCCCCAGGGGTTTGAAGTGAGTTTGCTGAAGCAGGCGCATCAACAGGCGATTGAGCAGGGCTGGGAAGTGACTGATGATGCGGCGCTGTTTGAGAGAGTGGGTTTGCCGGTGAGCATTGTCGAAGGTGAGGAGACCAATCTCAAGTTGACGACGCCGGTTGACCTGGCAATTGCGGAGTTCATTTTGAAGTCTCGTTAA
- a CDS encoding DUF5357 family protein — MSIFKEIIEVGVISWFLTMPERVGRWAHKSGTELWGKAMLISLSAWLAWSLVESDLARAILEFFGWTFFVIGALGFLGDWQWPEVFSLGAILQGALISFVIFGRWLDDYETAWLLWPPLAALCEITPRIARFWVDPPPEVEKPGVRSKATILEGSIQRLIASLLVTCWLAFGITVRDWTAVYPYQADDFSDSAFVRAIELFPERDSVVRRRWDQVRGWFGWQGIQPGDRLVLESLRQTVEAQRLQDPNQREAWLQRLGDPQTHLAEQILLDAVVLPQSGAANQQVNLDVELLGRASSLQEPTRLRLVVRRQDRFSSGETVIAGQDCQIQANSQPVTLVCSDPMLLEEVISPEQPRAN, encoded by the coding sequence ATGAGCATCTTTAAGGAGATTATCGAAGTCGGGGTCATCTCCTGGTTTCTGACCATGCCAGAGCGAGTGGGCCGTTGGGCTCACAAATCGGGCACAGAGCTTTGGGGCAAGGCCATGCTGATCAGCTTGTCAGCCTGGCTGGCTTGGTCCCTGGTCGAGAGCGACTTGGCGCGGGCGATCCTAGAATTCTTTGGCTGGACCTTCTTTGTAATTGGGGCCTTAGGCTTCTTAGGCGATTGGCAATGGCCAGAGGTGTTCTCGCTTGGAGCTATTTTGCAGGGAGCCCTAATCAGCTTCGTGATTTTTGGCCGTTGGCTGGACGACTACGAAACCGCCTGGCTACTGTGGCCGCCCTTGGCAGCGCTCTGCGAGATCACGCCCCGGATTGCCCGCTTTTGGGTGGACCCTCCGCCTGAAGTAGAAAAGCCCGGTGTCCGCAGCAAAGCCACGATCTTAGAAGGCAGCATTCAGCGCCTGATCGCTAGTCTGTTAGTCACTTGCTGGCTCGCTTTCGGGATTACAGTGCGGGACTGGACAGCGGTGTACCCCTATCAGGCTGACGATTTCAGCGACAGCGCTTTTGTCCGGGCAATTGAACTGTTCCCCGAACGCGATAGTGTCGTGCGGCGGCGTTGGGACCAAGTGCGAGGCTGGTTTGGCTGGCAGGGCATTCAGCCTGGAGACCGTTTAGTTCTAGAATCTCTACGCCAGACGGTTGAAGCCCAGCGTTTGCAAGACCCCAACCAGCGCGAAGCCTGGCTGCAACGGCTAGGCGATCCTCAAACCCACCTGGCTGAGCAAATTCTGCTGGATGCGGTGGTTCTGCCTCAGTCTGGCGCGGCCAACCAACAAGTGAATTTAGATGTGGAACTCCTCGGTCGGGCCAGTTCCCTCCAAGAGCCCACTCGCCTGCGCCTAGTGGTGCGGCGGCAAGACCGCTTCTCTTCTGGTGAGACTGTGATTGCCGGACAGGACTGCCAGATCCAGGCCAATAGTCAGCCGGTAACGCTAGTTTGTTCAGACCCCATGTTGCTTGAAGAGGTGATTAGCCCCGAGCAACCCAGGGCAAACTAG
- a CDS encoding ABC transporter permease, protein MNPGRVLTIAANVFRETIRDRVLYLPGFFAVLLVACGLLLPHISAGAEDKILLDVGLAAIGVLGLVVAIFVGTGLVNKEIEKRTVFVLIAKPMSRAEFIVGKHLGLSAVLAVIVAMMTAVFLAVAGLRLMQGTLSTGISLHVGPILVSSAFVVLELALLVAVALLFGVFTSSLLASLFSFGVYIMGHLSTDLLSLAKLSKNATIEQVAHSLYLVLPNLSLLDLKNQAVHGILPPSGELLLRAFYALAYTLLLLAVAVLVFSEREI, encoded by the coding sequence ATGAATCCTGGTCGGGTTTTGACTATTGCGGCCAATGTCTTTCGCGAAACCATCCGCGATCGCGTTTTGTATCTACCTGGCTTTTTTGCTGTCCTGCTGGTCGCCTGTGGCTTGCTCCTGCCTCATATTTCTGCCGGGGCCGAAGACAAGATTTTGCTCGATGTAGGATTAGCGGCCATTGGCGTGCTGGGGCTAGTAGTGGCCATTTTCGTTGGCACGGGCTTAGTAAACAAAGAGATCGAAAAGCGCACCGTCTTTGTGCTGATTGCCAAGCCAATGAGCCGAGCCGAGTTCATTGTCGGCAAGCATTTGGGGCTATCCGCCGTGCTAGCAGTCATCGTGGCGATGATGACCGCTGTTTTCCTAGCAGTTGCAGGCTTGCGCCTGATGCAAGGCACCCTTTCGACCGGCATTAGCTTGCATGTCGGCCCAATCTTGGTGTCCTCAGCCTTCGTAGTGCTGGAATTAGCGCTCTTGGTGGCAGTAGCGCTGCTGTTTGGCGTGTTTACCAGTTCCTTGCTGGCCAGTCTGTTCAGCTTTGGCGTCTATATCATGGGGCACCTCAGCACCGACTTGCTCTCCCTGGCCAAACTGAGCAAGAACGCCACGATCGAGCAAGTCGCCCACAGCCTCTACCTGGTCCTGCCCAACCTGTCGCTGCTCGATCTCAAGAACCAGGCTGTACACGGCATCCTGCCGCCTAGCGGAGAACTGCTGCTGCGAGCTTTCTACGCCCTGGCCTATACGCTACTGCTGTTGGCGGTGGCCGTTCTTGTATTCTCGGAGCGAGAGATTTGA
- the petE gene encoding plastocyanin codes for MFKTLVSRFKVVALMAVLILGILGLTPGAAKADTVEVLMGSKKGSLVFEPATVTIKAGDTIKWVNNIAYPHNVVFDKVPGNDKTLASELSHKGLLNAPKQTYEKTFDVPAGEYTYYCTPHRGAGMVGKIVVEG; via the coding sequence ATGTTTAAAACTCTGGTCAGCAGATTCAAAGTCGTAGCCTTGATGGCCGTCCTGATTCTGGGCATCCTAGGCCTAACTCCTGGTGCTGCTAAAGCTGACACTGTTGAAGTTCTGATGGGTTCTAAGAAGGGCTCTTTGGTATTTGAACCCGCCACAGTGACGATCAAAGCTGGCGATACGATCAAGTGGGTCAACAACATTGCCTACCCCCACAACGTGGTTTTCGACAAGGTTCCCGGCAACGATAAAACGTTAGCGTCCGAGCTTTCCCACAAGGGCCTGTTGAACGCTCCGAAGCAAACCTACGAAAAGACTTTCGACGTTCCTGCTGGTGAGTACACCTACTACTGCACCCCCCACCGTGGCGCTGGCATGGTCGGTAAGATTGTAGTTGAAGGCTAA